CGGACCCATGCCGGGTGAGCGAGCGCTTCAGCAGCGTGAAATCGAGCCGCGTGACGTTCTGGGCGACGTCGAGCAGCGTGTAATCGGGAATCGTGTCGAGAAACACGTCGGCATCGCCCAGGCTGAGGTCGAGATCGACCAGGGCGACCGAGTTTTGGGTATCGCGGGCCAGCACGCAGCCGAGGTTCACGGCCAGGCTCGTCGAGCCTACGCCCCCCGTCGCGCCGCACACGGCGATCACGTTCGAGGCACGGCTCTTGCCTCCGCCACCGTAGCGCCGATCGCTGATCCGTTCCAAGGCACCAATGAGGTCCTCGAGATGAATCGGCAGCGAAATGAATTCCTTGGCCCCGGCCCGCATGGCTCGGAGAATCAGGTTGCCATCGGTCGAGCTGCTCAGCACCAGGATGCTGCAATTCGGCGCGGTTGCGTTCAAGCGATCGACCAGTTCGAGCGCCTTGTCGGCATCTTTGTCGAGCGAGACGACGCCGATATCGGGCTGCGTCTGCGCGATGACGTCGGCGAAGAACTCGTAGCGCGAGCATTCAGCCTCGAGCCAGATCATGTCCATGCCCAAGAGCATCGACTTGAGTGACTCGCGCGAGCCGTCGTTCGGATCGACGATCGCCAATCGCAGGACGTGCTTCATAGAACTCGATCGTCCGACCAGGGGTGCCTGGGGCACCCTGCCGCCTTGTTTCTCGACCAGGCACCACGGTGCGCAGCGCCGCTCTGGCACTACGCGCCTGCCTTGTTGCCCTCAATAAATTTCTAGGTCGCGATTGGCCCACCCGCCGGAGATCACGGCGAGTTATTCGAAGTCGTAGCCAATCGGACCGATAAACTTGGGCGGTTCCGGCGCCGCTGGCAGCGCGCCCCCGC
This region of Pirellulales bacterium genomic DNA includes:
- a CDS encoding pilus assembly protein CpaE, with protein sequence MKHVLRLAIVDPNDGSRESLKSMLLGMDMIWLEAECSRYEFFADVIAQTQPDIGVVSLDKDADKALELVDRLNATAPNCSILVLSSSTDGNLILRAMRAGAKEFISLPIHLEDLIGALERISDRRYGGGGKSRASNVIAVCGATGGVGSTSLAVNLGCVLARDTQNSVALVDLDLSLGDADVFLDTIPDYTLLDVAQNVTRLDFTLLKRSLTRHGSGLYLLPRPVQMEDAALITPDDFQRAVGLLRATFTHLIFDLSKSYSALDWVSLELADHILLVTQLDLPCLRNVVRLMVSLNEHHNVADKVKIVVNRMGLDSGQISIKKAQDTIGREIYWQLPNDYRTMVDVRNNGVPLIEQAPKAKITQSIMQLADSLGGAGPSAAGTEPAAANKSLSGRLRNFWPGTKPPAPAPPAQK